The uncultured Cohaesibacter sp. region GTTTACGAACGCATGCGCCCGGAAGCAGCCGCTGAACGACTCGCCGCTGTTGATGATCAGGTTGCCATTGCGCTTCTGGCCAAGATGAAGCCGCGCGTTGTGAGCGCCATTCTCAACGAAATGGATGCCGCCAAGGCATCGGACCTGACGCAGGAAATGGCGTCGCTGGTTGAAATCAAGTCTGGAGAACGGGATCAATGACCACTCTTCTCACCAAAGTTCTGGTTCCGCTGTTCGGGATTTTTCTGCTTGCGGGATGTGCCAACAATCAGGAGAAGATCGGGGCGACCCCGGAATTGTCTCCTATGGGCAATGGCCTGCGTCAGCCGATGATCAATCCGACGCTTGTCGGCTATCAGCCAACCCAGCGAAGAAGCTTTCATGCCATCTGGACCGAGGACCGCAATCAGTTTTTCCTTGAACCTCGCGCAAAGAGGGTGGGCGATGTCTTGACGGTTCTCATCAATATTGAAGATGAAGCGAGCCTAGACAATGCCTCTGATCGTAGTCGTGACAGCTCTGAGAAGCAGTCTCTGGGTTTCGGGTTCAGCCTCTTCGGCTTCGGCGAAGACGGTGAAGCGGATCTGGATGCGGATTCGAAAAGCTCAACCAAGGGCAAGGGTGCCATCAACCGCAAGGAAGAGATCGACCTTCAGATCGCTGCCGTCGTGACTCAGGTTCTGCCCAACCATAATCTGGTGATTTCCGGCAGTCAGGAAGTGCGCGTGAACGCAGAGGTCCGGGTTCTCAATGTAGAGGGCATCGTACGTCCGCGTGATATTGCTGCTGACAATGTCATTAC contains the following coding sequences:
- the flgH gene encoding flagellar basal body L-ring protein FlgH produces the protein MTTLLTKVLVPLFGIFLLAGCANNQEKIGATPELSPMGNGLRQPMINPTLVGYQPTQRRSFHAIWTEDRNQFFLEPRAKRVGDVLTVLINIEDEASLDNASDRSRDSSEKQSLGFGFSLFGFGEDGEADLDADSKSSTKGKGAINRKEEIDLQIAAVVTQVLPNHNLVISGSQEVRVNAEVRVLNVEGIVRPRDIAADNVITYDKIAEARISYGGRGRISEMQQPAWGQQVYDRFVPF